The following are from one region of the Streptococcus sp. 1643 genome:
- a CDS encoding glycosyltransferase family 4 protein — translation MENEKLRINMLSSSEKVAGQGVSGAYRELVSLLHRDAKDQLIVTENLPVEADVTHFHTIDFPYYLSTFQKKRSGRKIGYVHFLPDTLEGSLKIPFFLKGIVKRYVFSFYNRMEHLVVVNPMFIEDLVAAGIPREKVTYIPNFVNKEKWHPLPAEQVAQLRKEMDLAEDQFVVIGAGQVQKRKGIDDFIRLAKELPEITFIWAGGFSFGGMTDGYERYKKIMDNPPENLIFPGIVSPERMRELYAMADLFLLPSYNELFPMTILEAASCEAPIMLRDLDLYKVILDGNYRATSDVSEMREAILEYKNDPEALKDLKEKAREISKEYSEEHLLEIWLKFYREQAALGKK, via the coding sequence ATGGAAAACGAAAAATTGCGTATTAATATGCTAAGTTCAAGTGAAAAAGTAGCTGGTCAAGGAGTGTCAGGAGCTTATCGAGAATTGGTTAGTCTCCTTCACCGCGATGCCAAAGACCAGTTGATTGTTACAGAGAATCTTCCTGTAGAAGCGGATGTAACTCATTTTCACACCATTGATTTCCCTTATTATTTATCTACTTTCCAAAAGAAACGCTCTGGGAGAAAAATTGGCTATGTGCATTTTTTGCCTGATACGCTTGAGGGGAGTTTGAAGATTCCATTTTTCCTAAAAGGAATTGTCAAACGCTATGTTTTTTCCTTTTACAACCGAATGGAACACTTGGTGGTGGTCAATCCCATGTTTATCGAGGATTTAGTGGCTGCTGGCATTCCACGTGAAAAAGTAACTTATATTCCAAACTTTGTAAACAAAGAAAAATGGCATCCATTACCAGCTGAACAGGTTGCACAACTCCGGAAGGAAATGGATCTTGCGGAAGATCAGTTTGTCGTAATCGGTGCGGGTCAGGTTCAGAAACGTAAAGGAATTGATGATTTTATCCGTCTTGCTAAGGAATTGCCAGAAATTACCTTTATCTGGGCAGGTGGTTTTTCATTTGGTGGGATGACAGATGGTTATGAACGCTACAAGAAGATAATGGACAATCCACCTGAAAATCTTATTTTCCCTGGGATTGTGTCACCGGAACGGATGCGGGAACTTTACGCTATGGCGGATCTATTCTTGCTACCAAGTTACAATGAATTATTCCCTATGACCATTTTAGAGGCCGCTAGTTGCGAGGCTCCTATTATGTTAAGAGATTTGGATCTGTATAAGGTTATTCTTGATGGGAATTATCGTGCTACAAGTGATGTTTCCGAGATGAGAGAAGCAATCCTAGAATACAAGAATGACCCTGAAGCCTTAAAGGACTTGAAAGAAAAAGCTCGCGAGATCTCCAAAGAGTACTCTGAGGAGCATTTGTTGGAAATCTGGTTAAAATTTTATCGAGAACAGGCTGCTTTGGGCAAAAAGTGA
- a CDS encoding metal-sulfur cluster assembly factor, which translates to MAYTEEQIETIKTRILNALEEVIDPELGIDIVNLGLIYEIRFDGETGHTEIDMTLTTMGCPLADLLTDQIHDAMTDVPEVTNTEVKLVWYPAWTVEKMSRYARIALGIK; encoded by the coding sequence ATGGCTTATACAGAAGAGCAAATTGAAACGATCAAAACACGCATTTTAAATGCTTTGGAAGAAGTCATCGACCCTGAGTTGGGGATTGATATTGTCAACCTAGGTTTGATTTATGAAATTCGTTTTGATGGTGAAACAGGTCACACTGAAATTGATATGACCTTGACAACTATGGGCTGCCCACTGGCTGACCTTTTGACAGACCAGATACATGATGCGATGACAGATGTGCCTGAGGTAACAAATACCGAAGTTAAATTGGTCTGGTATCCAGCTTGGACGGTTGAAAAAATGAGCCGATACGCGCGTATCGCCCTAGGAATTAAATAA